Genomic window (Syngnathus scovelli strain Florida chromosome 14, RoL_Ssco_1.2, whole genome shotgun sequence):
CACCTCGATAGTCATTTTTGCCGCCTTTGATTGGCCGTGCTTTTGATGACCggctgcaaaaaaaattgtgttgcaTTTACCAGCGTGACATCAGACAGAATCTCCACATAAAACACTTTTTACAAAATATCACTCATTCACAGTCAATGTATAACATTCTCATGCTCAGATATGTGGCTGCTCAATCGGAGTAATCAATCAAGGCGCCTCGATCACGTCCttcaaataccccccccccccctacacactACAAACCAACTCGAGCGGAAACCAAAAATCTTGGCCTCAAGTTTTCTCTTACAGTAGATTTCTGCTACAGGAGATTGATAAAAAATATGAtaagttaaataaataagaaactgCTACCCAAAATTAACTTTTGAGTTTTGTTGTCATTGAAAAAGTGCTGCGAGGCCGCACACCAGAGGCAAAATAAATAAGTCCCCACTGAGCAAAAACCCAAAATGCGGTCATTATTTACAGAGCCCTCATCTGAGCGAACAGCGACAAAGTCACACGGCGCCGTCGGCAAACAGCGTAGCTGTGTGacggcaaagaaaaaaataacgcGTGACGAAGACGGGGAACGACCATTCCGTGAGGTGGCAACCGAGTTTAGTCGGGAAGCGCGTGCACAAAGAGTTAAAAATCAATCAGATAAAGGAAGGGGGAGGGGCGGAGCGGGGCAGGGCAGCAGGACGGTGTTCAGTATTCATCCTGGTCCAGGTGGGCTTGTTCGTCAAGTTCTTCATCTTCCGGAGGCGCAAAGCCCTCCTGGAACACACAAGGAGCACAGTGATCAAAATATAACAATGACACCCTccacccctcccaaaaaaaaaaggtcgccAGTTTAGAGCATTCTGACTCTAAACACCGATTGGTTTTGATGGCAAAATAATGTATAGACAAATATCACCCTTTTAACAATTTCACATTTGACAAGCTTTAAAACGTTGCTTGCCATTTAGtagttgtgtgtctgtgtgtgtgcgtgatgatGTCACAAGCTGCTCAAGACGTTCAAATTTCCAAACAATGGCCATTTGAGCATTTTTAACATGTTAGTGTGGCGCACCTCTGTGGCGTAAAGGATGTCGATTATCCTGCTGAGCACCGGGTTACTCTCGCTTTCGTGCTCCTGGCAGATGAGCTCGATGTCTCGTAGTTTACTGAAATAAAAGTCTCTCTCCTTCTCAAGGCCGTCCACTGTCAACTTCAACTCCATCAGCTGCACCAAAAGGGAAGACCAAAATAAAAACGGTAGCGACAAGACGGAAATGCCCAAGTACTGTGCTCTCCGGCTCGGGGTTCGACCTGCTGATTGAGCTCCGTGATCTCCGCGTCGCTGCCACCGTTCCGAGACAGGGTGGGGTTCTTCCTCAAGGCCGGGGTGGTGTGTTGGACCCTCTGCGGCGTCGGCATGTTTTTGGGCACCGTCGGAGACGTCCTCTGCGGTCCTGATGGCAGTCAGAACACGGTCGAGGCCCGGTTGGCATTTGATCTGAACTTGTTTTGTATTTGTACACATACGACGCCACCTTCGTGTTTGGATGGATTTGGGATCACAGACAAGACCCGAAGACCAGCAATGACAAATAACATTTCAAAAAGAAAGCAGCTCAAGTTGCAAACCAAAAAGTCAAACAAGGCAATTTGCCAGAAAGATGTACTCAAGTCAGGCAAGTTTCAAGTGCTGTTAGTGCTTAAAGTGGCGCTCTAAGATTTGACTCCCGTCTTCATTCTTGGATCAGATGAAGTTCATTCAGCTGGTTGGCATTCTTTGCGATGATCGGTTGACCGCCCTAAGGAAGCGGTACCGGTCAGCGTAAAGTGCGattagcaaaaataaaaattgacggCCATTCACGGCTTGCAAAGCCCAGCAAAGACCGTGCAGTAATGGACCCAAAAAGTGGTTCTGGTTACCTGGAGTTCTCTTTGCTTTGTGGCTAAAGTGATCAcctgggttgagggcaggggccACATCCTGCCCCTGTCTGGCCAGCATCGGGTCGTATTCCTTGCCGTCGTAGTTGGCGTCAAAGAACTTCTTGAACCACTGCACAAACTCAAAGTTGTCCTGAAATTTGCCCTTTACCAGCTTTTCCACCGGAATAATCTACAGGAGCACAAAAAGATGAGCTCAAAACAAAAAGCGGAACGTGAGGTGAAGCGTGTCGATGAAGCGAGTCGGACCTTGTCGACGCTCATCCGTTTGAAGGCCGCTTGGAGAACTTTGAAGTTGTGTATAAATTCGTGCTCCAGTTTGGCTTGAAACTTGACCTTCTTGAGCAGGATGCAGCCGGGGAACAACATGTCCATGAACTGGCAGTACGCcgcccctgcaaaaaaaaaaaaaagcaaccgtTTGCCACCGCTGCTGTGAGTACCTCCGCCAATCCCGTCTTACCTGAGCAGAGCTGTTCGATTTTGGTGTAGGTGAGCTGCAAGGAATCGTTGACCCACGCCAGCATGTCATGGCGACTCAGGTTGTCAATGGAGACAGACGTGGCGTACACATTCACTGCCATCCCCGACCTGAAAACAAAGCACGTTGCTGAAAAGTCCTTCCATTAGCGTGCCACATGAAACACCTCGTCAAGCATGAGATCCTGTTGTCGTGGAAACACCGTGGTGATTCTTGAGCGTCTTAACGGGCGAGGAGTCGTTGGCTCTGTCGCTAATCCGCACGTGTGCGGCAGGGGTGCGTTTGTGAGCATAATCCCTTCGGAGTCTTACACAAACACTtaagcgtgtgcgtgcgtgtgagatcAAACATCTGGCAGCATCAGCCTTCTCAATGCTCACTTTACCTGAGCCCTCGGGACAAGTGATGTCATATTCAGCcggcagcaagtggcaaaatgcgtTTTTAAATGGACAAGAAAATAATGACCGTCAAATTATTTAGAGACAAAAAGTGACTGACTGAAAATGGCTAATCCACCAATCTCAAAGGATTGGTATCagcagcccccaagagcacccaATACCTAAAAATTAGTCAATACAAATAACTGGTGTCAATAATCGCCCATCCCTTCAAAAGATGTTTGAATATTCTTAATTTAACCAATATATACACATAAATACGTCTTCATAAGCATCACTGTATACAATATAGTTATTGGTGCAAGCTGCGATCACTGTAACGTCTCATGCGTTTCATAGTAATAAACCAACGGCAACACTTCGTTGAATAACACAGTAAACCACCATTTACGGAAAGTAAGTTCTTCAATTTCTTTTCCTTCTGGCTGAAAATAAGCAATGAAgtgaatgagatttttttttatattctagATATCGATGATGGTGCTGAGGGAGTGC
Coding sequences:
- the mapre3a gene encoding microtubule-associated protein RP/EB family member 3a isoform X1, which codes for MAVNVYATSVSIDNLSRHDMLAWVNDSLQLTYTKIEQLCSGAAYCQFMDMLFPGCILLKKVKFQAKLEHEFIHNFKVLQAAFKRMSVDKIIPVEKLVKGKFQDNFEFVQWFKKFFDANYDGKEYDPMLARQGQDVAPALNPGDHFSHKAKRTPGPQRTSPTVPKNMPTPQRVQHTTPALRKNPTLSRNGGSDAEITELNQQLMELKLTVDGLEKERDFYFSKLRDIELICQEHESESNPVLSRIIDILYATEEGFAPPEDEELDEQAHLDQDEY
- the mapre3a gene encoding microtubule-associated protein RP/EB family member 3a isoform X2, giving the protein MAVNVYATSVSIDNLSRHDMLAWVNDSLQLTYTKIEQLCSGAAYCQFMDMLFPGCILLKKVKFQAKLEHEFIHNFKVLQAAFKRMSVDKIIPVEKLVKGKFQDNFEFVQWFKKFFDANYDGKEYDPMLARQGQDVAPALNPGPQRTSPTVPKNMPTPQRVQHTTPALRKNPTLSRNGGSDAEITELNQQLMELKLTVDGLEKERDFYFSKLRDIELICQEHESESNPVLSRIIDILYATEEGFAPPEDEELDEQAHLDQDEY